Sequence from the Erythrobacter insulae genome:
AGCAGCGATTGCTTGTCTGATACTTTCGCGCTGATCGCTGCAGCGATCATATCGCCGAGCTGTCCGGCATCATCGACCTCGCCCAGCTCGACCGCAGCATCATCGCCCATTTTCTTGTTGAGCTTTGTATATTCTGCAAATTGTTCGGAAACCTGCCGCATCAAAGCGGTGACTTCGTTGCCAGCTACCGTCTCCGGTTCAAGCAGATCAACCTCTGCCAGAACATAATCACCTTCGGCGCGCAAATTGGCGATCTTGGCGCGATGTGTCCCTTCGACCATCACGCGCACGGTGCCGTCAGGCAGTTTCAGCATTTGCAGAACCTGAGCAACCACGCCCACGTCATACAGATCGTCACCGTCGGGATCATCGCAGCCCGGATCAAGCTGAGCCAAAAGGAAGATATCCTTGCTCGCTTCCATCGCCGCTTCGAGCGCGGCTACCGATTTATCCCGGCCCACAAACAGCGGGACAACCATGCCGGGGAAGACGACAATGTCGCGCAGGGGAAGAAGGGGGAAATGCTGTGTCATATTCATATATCCGCAAGCGCCATGGCTCTGTATTGAGTGGCGCGTCTTTGACAGGAATATGGGTAGCCACCCCGGCTGACGCAACGCGCAGTTTGAAATTCCGTGTGGATGACCCGGATTTATCGCGGATCAGAAACGTTACACCGGATGACCATCATGCCTGTGTTTATCAAAGGTGTAAAAACAACTGAAAGTGTATCGCAATCCTGACGTGATTGGCTCAACCCCGTGCATGTATTGGTTGGTCGATGGGAAATAGGCGAGCATGCGCGGTTTGATTTCAGGTTTCAGCCCGCGTTCGGGGAAATGTATCCCGCCGCCTTCATATTCGTCATTCAGGTAAATAATCGAGGCAAACGCCCGCCAAGGCGTGCCATTGGGCCGGCCATCGGGCTCCATACAATCGGCGTGAGGGCTTTGATTGTCCCCCGGTCTCCACCGCACCAATTGCAGCGTGTCGGCATAGACCGGATCGGTGATCTCATAATGCGATCTGATATGCTCGGCTATTCGTTGGCGAATCTTCGCCATCAGCTTGAGTATTTTGGGCGACATCGACCGCGGATTGATCAACCGGCCATGCCATACGTCCTTTTTCGGAAGGTAAGTTTCCCAAGGGGCATCGGGGCGGCGCGCATAATCGCACAGCGCGGCTCTTTCTGCTTCCGATATGAAGTCAGGGACAATCCCGATCGGCTTGCCGTTCAGGCTGCTCGCATGACGCACCACTGAACCTTCATCGGGCCGGCGAATGCGTATTTGAGCAGGGATGCCGCCTGCCATTCCGGGAAGGACAGTCGGGCTTGGCACAGCCGCGCCTAGCCCAGAAAAACCGGGCAATATCGCGCCTGGATTGGGATCGAATTTGCGCCCGGTCATCCCCTCACTGCCTTTCCGAATATCGCCCGGCTTTGATTTATCCCATTCCTGGCAGGTTAAAGCCCGGAGGCAGACCCATGCCGCCCTGCATTTCTTTCATTTCATCGGCGGAGACACGGTCAGCTTTATCGCGCGCATCGTTGAATGCTGCGGTAACCAGATCTTCCAGCATCTGTTTTTCTTCAATCTTCATCAGGCTATCGTCGATGGCGACGCCCAAGATGCGGCCCTTTGCCGTCGCCCGCACTTTGACCAAGCCGCCACCGGACGCGCCCTCGACTTCGATATTGTCGAGCTTGACCTGCATGTCGTTCATCTGGGTCTGGATTGTTTCGGCGGCTTTTTGGGCCGCCTGCATCATTTCTTCCATTGATTTCATAGGGAATGCTCCATCAATTCCATTTGCTTCCGGCCGCACGGGCGATTTTGCCATCATCCGCGATCAGTTCGGCATCGGGGAATGCCTCCAATGTGGCTTTCACCAGCGGATCAGACAAGATGCGATCTCTCGCGGCGCTCTTTTCCGCTTCTTCGACCTCTCTCAAGGTCGGCTGCGCATCGCCGCTGCCTTTTTCGACCAACCAGCGACGTTTCTTGATCTGGAACAGGGCATCGCGGATTTCGGGGCCCGGATCATCGGGAAAATTATCCGCCTGTTCGAAAATCAGTTTGTCAGGGCCCAGTTCAATCACCCGCACCCGGCTGCGCATCAATTCGGCAACATGCATCTTGCCCGCGCGATCCACTTCATCAACGAGTGCCGCCCAATCCTGTGCGCTGCCTATATGCGGCGTTGCTGCGGCATTTTCGGCGCTGGGGCTGCCGCTTTCAGACTGCGATGATACCGCCGGAGCAGGCGCGCGATTGGCCAGCTCTTCGATGCGTTTCGCCAGTTTTCCGGGATCAGGAAGCTCGGACGCATGAAGCACCCGAAGCAACGCCATTTGCGCCGAAACCAGCGGATCAGGCGCTTGGCGCACCTCATCGTGCCCCTTCAGCAGCAATTGCCATAGACGGTGCAATTCACCCGCGCCCAATCGTGCGGCGAATTCACCCAGAGCCGCGCGCTCTTCTTCACTCGGCGCGTCGGCCTCGGCGCCCGAAACCTGCGCTACGGTGATCTTATGGACCAGATCCATCAGAGCGCGCATCAGCGCGAGCGGCTCAACACCCAGCGAATATTGCTCGTCTATCGAAGCAAGCAAAGCCTTTGCATCGCCTTCGAGCAGATGAGAAAGCAGATGCCGCTGAGCGCTTTTATCAGCGAGGCCCAGCATGTCCTGCACACGCTCCGCAGTGACTTTGCTGTCCTCATCCAGATCGGCATGGGCAATCGCCTGATCAAGGATAGACAGGCCATCGCGCACCGAGCCTTCGGCAGAAGCAGCAATAATCCGTAGCGCCTCGTCTTCGGCTTCGACGCCTTCGAGGCCGCAGACTTTTCCGAAATGTGATGCCAGCAAGTCCGAAGGGATGCGCCGCAAATCGAACCGCTGCGTCCGGCTAAGCACGGTCACTGGCAGCTTTTCGACTTCGGTAGTGGCGAACAGGAATTTCACATGCGCAGGCGGCTCTTCGAGGGTTTTGAGCAGCGCATTAAACGCATTGCGCGACAACATGTGAACTTCGTCAATGATGTAGATTTTATACCGCGCCGAAACCGCCGCGTAGCGCACCTGTTCAATAATATCGCGAACGTCATCAACCCCGGTATGCGAGGCCGCATCCATTTCGATCACATCGATATGCCGACCCTCCGCAATGGCGGTGCAGGGCTCGCATTGACCACAAGGGTCGATGGTTGGACCACCCTCGCCATCTGGACCTACACAGTTAAGGGCCTTTGCAATGAGACGCGCGGTCGAAGTCTTTCCGACTCCGCGAACGCCGGTCATCAAAAATGCATGCGCCAGCCGATCGCGCTCAATCGCATTGGCAAGCGTGCGGACCATCGGTTCCTGACCGATCAGCTCAGAAAATGTTTGAGGCCGGTATTTGCGCGCAAGAACACGGTAAGGCTGATTTGTGTCGGCCTCTGTCGCTTTAGATGCCGGCTCTAAAGCGGGCGTTGCAGGCGGGGTTTCAGCCGGTTCAGCCGCTGGTGCAGCGGCGTTATCAGGCGGTGTTTCCACAGATGCGGGATCGCCGAACATGGAATTCTGCCCCGCTGCCTCCAACTCGGCAGCGGTGGGGGCATTCTCTTCGCCGGTGTCGGGCGGATTTGGTTCGGAATCAGTCACCCCCGCAAGTTAGGCGCTTGCGCGGCGTTTGTCATGGCGATGATTGGGGAAAAACTAAAAGGAGCCGAGCGACCCGCCGCAATTCACCTGGGCTGCTTCCTTCCGGACCTGACCCGGTGAGCGAACGCAAACGTCCACCCGACTCCCGAACCGGCATATGGCGTGCAATCAACAAAAGTTCAACACCGGAAATACCGGCGCGATTTACTTAAAATTATCAGCGTAGGCCTGCAGCTTGAGGGTTTTTGGGGGTGTTGCGTGAACGCGCGCAGTAATACCGTATTTTTCAGCATAAGCTTTCGCGGCGTCTTTCGTAGGGAAATTCAATTTCACCTGCGCCTGCGTATCGCCGCTGCCTGTCCATCCCATCAAGGGATCCGCCTTGCGCGCTTCGCTCTGCTCGAACTCCAGCACCCAGGTGTCAATCTTGGCTTTGCCAGATTGCATTGCGCTTTTCGGCTGCTGATAAATACGTGCGCTCATATTTTAAGTACTTCCTCGCTCATACGATCAAAGATCGCGTCGCTGCGGGCGGCCAGTCAGCCTTACGAACCGCTATGCAGCCCGATTTTCCCATCTGTTGGCAGCCTGATAATCCAGAATCACGACCGATTGAAGGCGTTTTTCGTCTTTAAGCTTGGCTTTTCCTCCCAAGGTTTCTCAGGCCAGCGATGTTTCGGGTACCGCCCCTTCATATCTTTTGCGACGTCAGCCCAGCTGCCGCGCCAAAAACCGGGCAAGTCGCGGGTCGACTGGATCGGACGGCCAGCCGGACTCGTCAGCTTCAGCAACAGCGGCGTTTCCCCAATCATCGGATGGCGATCAAGCCCGAACAGCGCCTGCACGCGGACTTCTGCACTGGGTGCATCATCGCCAGCATAATCAATAGCGTGATGTGACCCGGCCGGCGATGTGAATTGGACAGGAGCATTCTTTTCCAATTGCTGACGTTCATCCCAATCAAGCCCGTTCATCGCCGCTTCTGCAAACCTGTGAGGAGGCAGATTGAGGTCACGCTTGCTGTCTAGCAATGGCGCCAGCCATTGATCCGCCCTCGATTGCAAACTGCCGGTTGAAAGTGCCGAAAGGCCAGCGAAATGAGCCCTTGCGAGAAAGCCTTGGGGCAAAAGCGTCTCCAGCTTATCAACGGCCTTATCAACAAGGATATCCACGATCTGAATGCCATCGGGATTCGGGTCCGGTCCGCTGGCAAGAACGATAGCCCCAAGGCGTTTTTCCAGCCGAGCCTCGACCCGGTTCTCCTTTTCATTCCAGCGGGCTATTGATCGCTTCTCCAGCCTTTTGTTAAAAATGGCCTCGATCTCTTGCTCGCTCAATTCGGCGCCCGCTGTGATCCTCGCGCCCTTCGCCTGCCCTTGCGCGTCTGCTATGACAATCCAATCAGACCGCGCGAGCGGGGACGCCGGATCAAGTTGAAATCCGCGCCCACCGACACTGACCCATTGATCCCCGCCACTTCCCCTGCGTTTCGCGACAAAGTCAGGCCTGGCGAGGGCCAAAAAAATCGCTGGATTGGTTTCAGAATGCTCGCCCCTTGTCATGAGTCTTTCAGCCTGACTGGACCAGCGCCGCGCGAGTTTGCGTGCGGTATCGGCACGCTTGCCTCGCTCTGTTCGCCAGAGCGAAAGCCGATGCAGTAAATCTTCGCTTCGGCCGCCGAGCCCGCGCTCCTGCATCAACACCACAATCTGAGCGGCGGCCTCTGCGTTTCCCGCTTCTGCGCCAAACAAAAGCGCGGCGGCGGAAACCGGATCAAGCGGCAATTGCGCAACTTTTTCTCCCCATGGGGTGATGCGGAAATCATCATCAAGCGCACCCATCGCCCGAAGACTGCCACGTGCTGCAGCGACGGAAGCCTCCGGCGGGGTATCAAGCCATGCCAGAGAGGCCGGATCTGTCGCACCCCATTTCGCCAATTTCAAAATGAGCGGCGCGAGATCCGCAATCTCGATTTCAGGCGGCGCAAATTCTGGCCGCCCGCCGTGGCCCCCTGCTTCCCACAAGCGGTACGCCACGCCTGGCCCTTGCCGCGCGGCACGGCCCGCGCGCTGCGTCGCTGCTGCCTGGCTTGCACGATGCGTGACAAGATGTGTGGTGCCAGCCGCGCGGTCGAATTCGGCGTGGCGCGACAGCCCGCTATCGACCACCACCGACACCCCATCGAGGGTTAGAGACGTCTCGGCAATGGCCGTGGCCAACACGATCCTGCGCCGCCCCTCATGATCCCGCCTGATTGCCGTCCGCTGGGTTTGAGGTTCGATCTGACCGTGAAGGGGCAAAATCGGGGTGCCGGGAAGCCGGTTTGCCAACCGCTCGTGAACGCGATCAATTTCGCGGACACCGGGCAGAAAGGCTAGGATATCGCCATCCTGATCGCGCCATGCGACCATGATCCCTTCAGCCACCTGATCTTCGATCGGTTTGGAGGGATTGCTCCCAAGCCATTCGATTTGCAGCGGAAAGCTGCGCCCTTCGCTTTCGATCACAGGTGCCGATCCGCTGAGCAGCCGCGAGAACCGAGCTCCATCAATTGTCGCGGACATCACCAAAACCCGCAGATCTTCGCGCAGGACGCCGCGCGTCTCCAAGGCGAGTGCCAATCCCAGATCACTGTCCAGATGCCGCTCATGCGCTTCATCAAACAAAACGGCAGATACGCCCGGTAATTCGGGGTCTTCGATCAACCGATTGACCAGGATCGCTTCGGTCATAACGATGATGCGTGTCTCAGCAGAAACCCGCGTGTCGAGCCGCGTCATGTAACCAACGGTTTCGCCGGGTTTTTCGCCCAGTGTTTCCGCCATCCGTTCCGCAGCGGCGCGCGCAGCGACCCTGCGCGGTGATGTGATGATGATCTGTCCGGTGCACCACCCCTCGCTTAACAAAGCGGGCGCAACCGCCGTGGTTTTACCCGCGCCGGGCGGAGCAATCAGGACAGCTGCACCATCCGAACCGAGCGCGGCGCGAATGTCTGGAATAACAGATTGTATGGGAAGCGATGGGGACACTGCCCCGCTCAATACCCTCGCGCGACAGCAAATTGTGCCGCTTCAGCCATTGCCGAACGGGCTTTGCTTTCGGGAAAGATCGAGATTGCATCAATGGCACGCTGCGCAAAATGGCGCGCTTTTTCCCGTGTGTCTTCGACCGCGTTGTGATTGTCGATCAACTGGATCGCATGGGCCAAGTCTTCGTCCGATGTGCGGTGCCCGCCAATCGCAGCCTTCCAGAATTTGCGCTCTTCTTCGCTACCACGGGCATGGGCAAGAATTACGGGGAGGGTCATTTTGCCTTCGCGGAAATCATCGCCTTGGTCTTTGCCCATTTCGGCGGCGTCCGAATCGTAATCGATAGCATCGTCGACCAGTTGAAATGCCACGCCAAGATTGCGTCCGTAATCCTCAAGAGCGCGCTCTTGTTCTTCGCTGCATTCGGCAACAACTGCGCTGATCTGGCTCGCCGCGGCAAACAAGGCCGCTGTTTTCGCGCCGATGATGTGCAGGTATTGTTCCTCGCTGGTGCTGATCTGGCGCTGCGCTGACAATTGCGACACTTCGCCTTCGGCAATAACCGCACTGGCATGGCTCAGGATCTTGAGAACTTTGAGCGAACCGTCTTCAGTCATCAGCTCAAACGCGCGACTGAAAAGGAAATCTCCGACCAGCACAGTGGCCGGATTGCCGAAAATGATATTCGCCGCCGCTTTGCCCCGGCGCAGCTCGCTGCCATCGACCACATCATCGTGAAGCAAGGTCGCAGTATGGATAAACTCAACTGCCGCAGCCAATTTGTGATGACGCGCGCCCTGATACCCGACAAGTTCCGCCCCGGCGAGTGTCAACATCGGACGAAGCCGTTTGCCGCCGCCGGAAATCAGATGACCTGCAAGCCGCGGAATAAGCGGGATTTCACTCTGCATACGATCAAGAATGACGGCGTTAACAGAGTTCATTCCGCTTGCCGTCAATGACAGCATCGGGTCGAGCGTGGGGCGCTTGCGAGGAAGAGGAACGACTTCAGCACTCATAAAAATGCGCTTTGGGGCAGCCTCTTGCGCTTGGCAAGCGCAGAATTGCTGTTAGCTTTGCAAGCGATGTCCAATGAAACGCACCAACCGCCCGCCGAAGATCCGCAACTGGCGATCTTTCGCAAGAGTATCGACAACATCGATGCGGCAATCATCCACATGCTCGCAGAGCGATTTCGCATCACGCAGGCGGTGGGCGAATATAAAGCCAAAGTGACGCTGCCCCCGGCCGATCCGGCGCGGGAAAGCCGCCAGATAGAGCGGCTGCGCAAACTGTCGGAAGATGCCGATCTTGATCCAGAATTCAGCGAGAAATTCCTGCGCTTCATCATCGAAGAAGTGATCCGGCACCACGAAAAGGCGCGCGAAAGCTGATCCATCGCGATTACGCGCGGGGCAAACGCAATTCGACCAGCAAACCGCCCAGATCCTCGCTTTCACCAAGCGTAACGCCGCCGCCGTAAATTTCAGCGACATCGCGAACAATCGCGAGGCCAAGGCCGGTTCCAGGTTTACCCGTATCCAGCCGGGCACCGCGATCAAATATGCGGCTACGCTCGGCTTCGGGGATGCCGATGCCATCGTCTTCGACCCAGATTATGCAATCCTTGGATTCAGGTTCGGTATCGACGGTTACGAAGACGCTGCCCCCGCCGTATTTTGCCGCGTTCTCGATTAGATTACCGAGGATTTCATCAAGATCCTGACGCTCGATTGCGACCATTGAATCCTTCTTGCCGGCGATATCAAGCCGCCCGCTGGGATACAGCCGCTCAACCGCGCGGCGAACCGCTTCGGCACTGGCCCGCACATCAGTCCGGGCGTGACCTACCGCTCGTCTTCCAACGGCGCGGGCGCGGGCAAGGTGGTGGTCCACATGCCGCTGCATCGTGCGAGTCTCTCGGAAAACCGCCTCGTTCAAGTCGGGCGAACGGGCCGTTGCGGCGTTAGTCAGCACCGTTAGTGGCGTTTTCAAGGCGTGGGCCAGATTGCCCGCATGGGTGCGCGCTTCCTCGGCTTGTTTTTCCGAATGCTCGAGAAGACCATTCAATTCCTCGACCAGAGGCTGAACCTCGGTTGGGAGCGGCTCGGTAATACGGTTCTCACCCGTGGTTCGCAATTTTGAGATTGCCGCACGCACCCGCCGGAGCGGCTGAAGACCATAGCGAATCTGCAACAGCGCCATCACGATCAAGCCGAGGCCAAGGACCAAGAAACTCCAAATCAGAATGGAGCGGACTTGCTGCATCTGCGCGTCCATCTCTTCAGTCGCGCTGGCGACAACGAAGGTCCACCGGGTCTCGCTGCCGGGCAGAATTACACTGCGCTCTGCCATTCGGAGCGATTCCCTGCCAAATTGATCGGAATCGTAGAAGTGGGCTTCATCATCGAAGTGATCGCCTTCGACCACCAGCGTCCGGTCCCACAGGCTCCGCGATGGCCACGGCTCATATTCGCCGCCGCTAATCTGCCAGTAAAGGCCGCTATTGGGCTCTAGAAAACGCTGATCTCCCAGCGTTCGGTAGAAATACACTTCTCCGTCCGGCCCGATCTCGGCAGAGGCGATCATCGCCGTCAGAATATATTCAAGCTGTTCGTCAAAATTGTTTTCGACCTGATTGGTCAGTGTCCGGTCAAGGGCAACCCCGCCGCCCAAAAGCAACACAGTGATCCACACGGCCGCGATCAGGCCCATTCGCCGCGCAAGGCTGCCCCGCCGCGGAGGCGCAGCGATTACAGCAGGCCTGGCAGCATTGTCCGCGTCGGCACCGGCATCATCTTGCGATGAAGCAGGCGGCGCGGGTGCGCCCTTACGCTCGGGGAGCGTCTGCGGGGTCGTCGAGGCTGTAACCGAGGCCACGGATCGTAGTGATTACCTCTGCGCCTAGTTTTTTGCGGATACGGGTGACGAAAACTTCAATCGTGTTGGAATCGCGATCGAAATCCTGATCGTAAATATGCTCGATCAGCTCGGTACGGCTCACCACTTTGCCTTTGTGGTGCATCAGATAGCTTAGCAGCTTGTATTCCTGCGCCGTCAATTTAACCGGCTCGCCATCAAGCGTCACACGGCCCGAACGCGTATCAAGCCGGACATTGCCAGCCGTGAGTTCGGAAGATGTGTTGCCCGATGCGCGGCGGATAAGCGCGCGAAGCCGAGCGATCAGTTCTTCTGTCTGGAAGGGTTTGGCCAGATAATCATCTGCACCCGCATCCAGCCCGGCAACTTTATCAGACCAGCTATCGCGTGCAGTCAGGACCAGAACCGGGAAATCCCGCCCTTCTTTGCGCCACATGCCAAGCACCGACAGGCCATCAATCTCGGGCAGGCCAAGATCAAGCACGCAGGCGTCGTAATCCTCGGTGCTGCCAAGGAAGTGCCCGTCTTCGCCATCGGTTGAAAGATCAACGGCGTACCCGTTTTGCTCAAGCGTGGTTTTCAGTTGTTGGCCCAGAGTGGGCTCGTCTTCGACGATCAGGATGCGCATAGTCCACCAGATTTCTGCAAATATATTGCCCGGGTCGTGCGCTTTTGCGTAGCGCGCGTCAAGCAAGCGTGATGTCTGTTGCCTGACGCTGTCCACCGGAGTGTTTTCAAGGAAGTGTCAGCTTTATCGCGACCGGTTGATGATCCGGCCGCTGCGGGCATCGACATCGACGTAGGTTACGCGCCCATCTTTGATGAATTTCAACCGGTACGCACGGGCTGTCGCATCATAGGCAGGGCCAAGATATTCACTGCCCCGCATACGCGGCAGAACCCGCCGTTCAATCTCTCGCAAAGAAAGCTGGTT
This genomic interval carries:
- a CDS encoding response regulator transcription factor; the encoded protein is MRILIVEDEPTLGQQLKTTLEQNGYAVDLSTDGEDGHFLGSTEDYDACVLDLGLPEIDGLSVLGMWRKEGRDFPVLVLTARDSWSDKVAGLDAGADDYLAKPFQTEELIARLRALIRRASGNTSSELTAGNVRLDTRSGRVTLDGEPVKLTAQEYKLLSYLMHHKGKVVSRTELIEHIYDQDFDRDSNTIEVFVTRIRKKLGAEVITTIRGLGYSLDDPADAPRA
- a CDS encoding YbaB/EbfC family nucleoid-associated protein; protein product: MKSMEEMMQAAQKAAETIQTQMNDMQVKLDNIEVEGASGGGLVKVRATAKGRILGVAIDDSLMKIEEKQMLEDLVTAAFNDARDKADRVSADEMKEMQGGMGLPPGFNLPGMG
- the hrpB gene encoding ATP-dependent helicase HrpB — encoded protein: MSPSLPIQSVIPDIRAALGSDGAAVLIAPPGAGKTTAVAPALLSEGWCTGQIIITSPRRVAARAAAERMAETLGEKPGETVGYMTRLDTRVSAETRIIVMTEAILVNRLIEDPELPGVSAVLFDEAHERHLDSDLGLALALETRGVLREDLRVLVMSATIDGARFSRLLSGSAPVIESEGRSFPLQIEWLGSNPSKPIEDQVAEGIMVAWRDQDGDILAFLPGVREIDRVHERLANRLPGTPILPLHGQIEPQTQRTAIRRDHEGRRRIVLATAIAETSLTLDGVSVVVDSGLSRHAEFDRAAGTTHLVTHRASQAAATQRAGRAARQGPGVAYRLWEAGGHGGRPEFAPPEIEIADLAPLILKLAKWGATDPASLAWLDTPPEASVAAARGSLRAMGALDDDFRITPWGEKVAQLPLDPVSAAALLFGAEAGNAEAAAQIVVLMQERGLGGRSEDLLHRLSLWRTERGKRADTARKLARRWSSQAERLMTRGEHSETNPAIFLALARPDFVAKRRGSGGDQWVSVGGRGFQLDPASPLARSDWIVIADAQGQAKGARITAGAELSEQEIEAIFNKRLEKRSIARWNEKENRVEARLEKRLGAIVLASGPDPNPDGIQIVDILVDKAVDKLETLLPQGFLARAHFAGLSALSTGSLQSRADQWLAPLLDSKRDLNLPPHRFAEAAMNGLDWDERQQLEKNAPVQFTSPAGSHHAIDYAGDDAPSAEVRVQALFGLDRHPMIGETPLLLKLTSPAGRPIQSTRDLPGFWRGSWADVAKDMKGRYPKHRWPEKPWEEKPSLKTKNAFNRS
- a CDS encoding chorismate mutase, with translation MSNETHQPPAEDPQLAIFRKSIDNIDAAIIHMLAERFRITQAVGEYKAKVTLPPADPARESRQIERLRKLSEDADLDPEFSEKFLRFIIEEVIRHHEKARES
- a CDS encoding sensor histidine kinase, whose protein sequence is MASVTASTTPQTLPERKGAPAPPASSQDDAGADADNAARPAVIAAPPRRGSLARRMGLIAAVWITVLLLGGGVALDRTLTNQVENNFDEQLEYILTAMIASAEIGPDGEVYFYRTLGDQRFLEPNSGLYWQISGGEYEPWPSRSLWDRTLVVEGDHFDDEAHFYDSDQFGRESLRMAERSVILPGSETRWTFVVASATEEMDAQMQQVRSILIWSFLVLGLGLIVMALLQIRYGLQPLRRVRAAISKLRTTGENRITEPLPTEVQPLVEELNGLLEHSEKQAEEARTHAGNLAHALKTPLTVLTNAATARSPDLNEAVFRETRTMQRHVDHHLARARAVGRRAVGHARTDVRASAEAVRRAVERLYPSGRLDIAGKKDSMVAIERQDLDEILGNLIENAAKYGGGSVFVTVDTEPESKDCIIWVEDDGIGIPEAERSRIFDRGARLDTGKPGTGLGLAIVRDVAEIYGGGVTLGESEDLGGLLVELRLPRA
- a CDS encoding PepSY domain-containing protein — its product is MKATFSLVAALSLALFVGGPAVAANSGAQEQTRSDQGEARKEMKAGNQLSLREIERRVLPRMRGSEYLGPAYDATARAYRLKFIKDGRVTYVDVDARSGRIINRSR
- a CDS encoding DNA polymerase III subunit gamma/tau codes for the protein MTDSEPNPPDTGEENAPTAAELEAAGQNSMFGDPASVETPPDNAAAPAAEPAETPPATPALEPASKATEADTNQPYRVLARKYRPQTFSELIGQEPMVRTLANAIERDRLAHAFLMTGVRGVGKTSTARLIAKALNCVGPDGEGGPTIDPCGQCEPCTAIAEGRHIDVIEMDAASHTGVDDVRDIIEQVRYAAVSARYKIYIIDEVHMLSRNAFNALLKTLEEPPAHVKFLFATTEVEKLPVTVLSRTQRFDLRRIPSDLLASHFGKVCGLEGVEAEDEALRIIAASAEGSVRDGLSILDQAIAHADLDEDSKVTAERVQDMLGLADKSAQRHLLSHLLEGDAKALLASIDEQYSLGVEPLALMRALMDLVHKITVAQVSGAEADAPSEEERAALGEFAARLGAGELHRLWQLLLKGHDEVRQAPDPLVSAQMALLRVLHASELPDPGKLAKRIEELANRAPAPAVSSQSESGSPSAENAAATPHIGSAQDWAALVDEVDRAGKMHVAELMRSRVRVIELGPDKLIFEQADNFPDDPGPEIRDALFQIKKRRWLVEKGSGDAQPTLREVEEAEKSAARDRILSDPLVKATLEAFPDAELIADDGKIARAAGSKWN
- a CDS encoding 2OG-Fe(II) oxygenase; the encoded protein is MTGRKFDPNPGAILPGFSGLGAAVPSPTVLPGMAGGIPAQIRIRRPDEGSVVRHASSLNGKPIGIVPDFISEAERAALCDYARRPDAPWETYLPKKDVWHGRLINPRSMSPKILKLMAKIRQRIAEHIRSHYEITDPVYADTLQLVRWRPGDNQSPHADCMEPDGRPNGTPWRAFASIIYLNDEYEGGGIHFPERGLKPEIKPRMLAYFPSTNQYMHGVEPITSGLRYTFSCFYTFDKHRHDGHPV
- a CDS encoding polyprenyl synthetase family protein; the encoded protein is MSAEVVPLPRKRPTLDPMLSLTASGMNSVNAVILDRMQSEIPLIPRLAGHLISGGGKRLRPMLTLAGAELVGYQGARHHKLAAAVEFIHTATLLHDDVVDGSELRRGKAAANIIFGNPATVLVGDFLFSRAFELMTEDGSLKVLKILSHASAVIAEGEVSQLSAQRQISTSEEQYLHIIGAKTAALFAAASQISAVVAECSEEQERALEDYGRNLGVAFQLVDDAIDYDSDAAEMGKDQGDDFREGKMTLPVILAHARGSEEERKFWKAAIGGHRTSDEDLAHAIQLIDNHNAVEDTREKARHFAQRAIDAISIFPESKARSAMAEAAQFAVARGY
- a CDS encoding ETC complex I subunit — protein: MSARIYQQPKSAMQSGKAKIDTWVLEFEQSEARKADPLMGWTGSGDTQAQVKLNFPTKDAAKAYAEKYGITARVHATPPKTLKLQAYADNFK